A portion of the Anoxybacillus gonensis genome contains these proteins:
- a CDS encoding radical SAM/SPASM domain-containing protein, protein MRWIASRFNAISHTDSGEVIIYNSYTGAVISVDEREKMEVLRVLRTGTDNEQSDVCQTLIQCGFLVPEQTDEKRRAQLLHASMHRTDVMHLIILPTEACNFRCTYCYQDFSRGQMKREIVEGLKRFLEQKMARLQHLTVSWFGGEPLLALSIIQEISEWIIALAERYGVTYEADISTNGYYLSKETLQQLLRYHVRRFMITIDGMKSVHDSRRFLANGQGTYDTIMQHLRDIRTLDESFDIYLRLNFDKTNIAHVPSFLTDLAHEFAGDARFQLFCRPVGKWGGTNDDHLPICDDRTAERKIWELTEQGVNQGLSMSKVIESMLMPGGAVCYAAKPHSLVIGTDGQLYKCTCFLNESYNHVGQLHEDGTIQIDYDRFALWVTSGEEQDEACQSCFFRPACQGNHCPQYRIRKGKRPCPYEKRKIKQVLQLIYRQEKEVIE, encoded by the coding sequence ATGAGGTGGATCGCTTCACGATTTAATGCGATCTCACATACCGATTCAGGTGAAGTAATTATTTACAATAGTTATACAGGTGCTGTTATATCGGTTGATGAAAGAGAAAAGATGGAAGTATTGCGTGTACTGCGAACAGGAACAGACAATGAGCAGTCTGATGTTTGTCAAACGCTCATACAATGTGGATTTCTAGTTCCAGAGCAAACAGACGAAAAGCGACGAGCACAATTGTTACATGCTTCGATGCACCGAACCGATGTGATGCATCTTATTATTTTACCAACGGAGGCCTGTAATTTTCGTTGTACATATTGTTATCAAGATTTCTCTCGTGGACAGATGAAGCGAGAAATAGTAGAAGGGCTAAAACGTTTTTTAGAGCAAAAGATGGCTCGATTGCAACATTTAACAGTTAGCTGGTTTGGTGGGGAGCCATTATTAGCGCTTAGTATAATTCAAGAGATAAGCGAATGGATTATTGCTTTAGCTGAACGATATGGAGTGACGTATGAAGCGGACATATCGACAAACGGTTATTATTTATCAAAAGAAACGTTACAACAACTGTTACGTTATCACGTGCGTCGTTTTATGATTACAATTGATGGAATGAAAAGTGTCCACGACTCTCGTCGCTTTCTAGCAAATGGGCAAGGTACATATGATACAATTATGCAACATTTACGTGATATCCGTACATTAGACGAATCATTCGATATTTACCTCCGCCTAAACTTTGATAAGACAAACATTGCTCATGTTCCATCATTTTTAACGGATTTAGCACACGAGTTTGCAGGGGATGCACGCTTTCAACTATTTTGCCGTCCAGTTGGAAAATGGGGTGGAACGAACGATGATCACTTGCCGATTTGCGACGATCGTACGGCTGAACGAAAAATATGGGAATTGACTGAACAAGGAGTAAACCAAGGGCTTTCGATGAGTAAAGTGATTGAGTCGATGCTTATGCCTGGAGGGGCGGTTTGTTATGCAGCGAAGCCTCATTCACTTGTGATAGGAACAGATGGACAACTGTATAAATGTACTTGTTTTTTAAATGAGTCATATAATCATGTTGGTCAACTTCACGAAGATGGAACGATACAAATCGACTATGACCGCTTTGCATTATGGGTAACATCAGGCGAGGAACAAGATGAAGCGTGTCAATCTTGTTTTTTTCGACCAGCTTGTCAAGGAAATCATTGTCCACAATATCGTATAAGAAAAGGAAAGCGACCATGCCCATATGAAAAAAGAAAAATAAAACAAGTGTTGCAACTGATTTATCGTCAAGAAAAGGAGGTGATCGAATGA
- a CDS encoding SdpI family protein: MKKHLFIIILIASSYVLSLLAIPFLPDEVAIHWNVAGEADGFTNKWWGALLFPIFLTGIVSLILFLPKVDPRKENYEKFEKVYRIFLHVFVLFLFSIHVVTLAYNIGIPVQVDVVVPIGVGVLFIALGNYMPKIKPNYFFGIRTPWTLENEEVWQKTHRVGGKVFVMMGVFIMLTVFATSVWRFIFLMIIVFGGTMYLFIQSYLFSRK, from the coding sequence ATGAAAAAGCACTTATTTATTATCATTCTCATTGCAAGTAGCTATGTATTGAGTTTATTAGCCATCCCTTTTTTGCCGGATGAGGTGGCGATTCATTGGAATGTGGCTGGGGAAGCTGACGGCTTTACGAACAAATGGTGGGGCGCATTACTTTTTCCGATCTTTTTAACAGGAATTGTCTCCCTTATTCTTTTCTTGCCGAAGGTGGATCCACGCAAAGAAAACTACGAGAAATTTGAAAAAGTATATCGCATTTTTTTACATGTATTTGTTTTATTTTTATTTAGCATACATGTGGTGACGCTTGCGTATAATATCGGAATTCCTGTGCAAGTCGATGTCGTTGTGCCGATTGGAGTTGGAGTGTTGTTCATTGCCCTTGGAAATTATATGCCGAAAATTAAACCGAATTATTTTTTCGGTATTCGTACCCCTTGGACGCTAGAAAATGAAGAAGTTTGGCAAAAAACGCATCGTGTCGGAGGAAAAGTGTTTGTTATGATGGGTGTATTCATTATGCTTACGGTATTTGCAACAAGTGTATGGCGCTTTATTTTTCTGATGATCATTGTATTTGGTGGCACGATGTATTTGTTTATCCAGTCGTATTTATTTTCGCGTAAATGA
- a CDS encoding YbjQ family protein: MIVTTTNSIEGKQIEQYLGLVSGEVILGANVVRDFLASITDIIGGRSGTYESKLAEGRDMAVEEMVKKARNMGANAVIGVDLDFETLRDGMMMCIATGTAVKLKE, from the coding sequence ATGATCGTTACAACAACAAACAGCATCGAAGGAAAACAAATTGAACAATATCTCGGGTTAGTGTCTGGTGAAGTTATTTTAGGAGCGAATGTCGTTCGCGATTTTTTGGCGAGCATTACCGATATCATCGGTGGCCGAAGCGGAACATACGAAAGCAAGTTAGCTGAAGGGCGAGACATGGCTGTAGAAGAAATGGTAAAAAAAGCGCGCAATATGGGAGCAAACGCGGTCATTGGCGTCGATTTGGATTTTGAAACATTGCGCGACGGAATGATGATGTGCATCGCGACAGGTACAGCGGTGAAGTTGAAGGAATAG
- a CDS encoding YhfC family intramembrane metalloprotease gives MKGEIGLVGMFVQLFLSLIVPFALIIYGRKKGWLSWKAFGVGLLVFVLFSQVLEKVMHMLVIDPSGTSLKGISSVWAFVAYGALAAGVFEEIGRYVGFRFMLKNNRAYGDGLSFGLGHGGMEAVLIGAFSAVNMMVISHLVQTGQFEQIASSLPATQAEMLKTMLNQPDWMYVLGGIERTFAIAIHVALSLLVLYGVRKGQFRYVVYAILIHALIDVVPALYQVKVISNVWIVETILAFIAIASLVFIRRIAEKF, from the coding sequence ATGAAAGGAGAGATCGGCTTGGTTGGGATGTTTGTTCAATTGTTTCTTTCTTTGATTGTTCCTTTCGCACTTATCATATATGGGCGAAAAAAAGGATGGCTCTCATGGAAAGCGTTCGGTGTCGGCTTGCTTGTTTTTGTTTTATTTTCACAAGTGTTAGAGAAAGTTATGCATATGCTTGTAATAGATCCGAGTGGCACATCGTTAAAAGGAATAAGTAGCGTTTGGGCGTTTGTCGCTTACGGCGCTTTAGCAGCTGGAGTGTTCGAAGAGATAGGAAGATATGTCGGGTTTCGCTTCATGTTAAAAAACAATCGGGCATACGGGGATGGATTATCATTCGGTTTAGGACATGGAGGAATGGAAGCTGTGCTTATTGGTGCTTTTAGCGCCGTGAATATGATGGTCATTTCTCATCTCGTGCAAACAGGTCAGTTTGAGCAAATTGCTTCCTCTCTCCCTGCTACACAAGCGGAGATGCTCAAAACCATGTTAAATCAGCCTGATTGGATGTATGTATTAGGTGGTATCGAGCGAACATTTGCGATAGCGATCCATGTTGCGCTTTCTCTTCTTGTTTTATATGGGGTTCGGAAAGGACAATTTCGTTACGTGGTGTATGCCATTTTGATTCATGCGTTAATTGATGTGGTCCCTGCGCTATATCAAGTGAAAGTCATTTCAAATGTTTGGATTGTAGAAACGATTCTTGCTTTCATTGCAATCGCTTCGCTCGTCTTCATTCGACGTATAGCAGAAAAGTTTTAA
- the cysI gene encoding assimilatory sulfite reductase (NADPH) hemoprotein subunit, with amino-acid sequence MSVEKFVLTPPDGPPSDVERIKRESNYLRGTLKETMEDRITAGIPEDDNRLMKFHGSYLQDDRDLRAERQKQKLEPAYQFMIRVRTPGGVATPEQWLAMDELARTYANGTLKLTTRQAFQFHGVLKWNMKKTLQAINEALLTTLAACGDVNRNVMCNPNPYQSEVHAEVYEWAKRLSDYLLPQTRAYYEIWLDEEKVAGTPEVEQEPIYGPLYLPRKFKIGIAVPPSNDVDVFSQDLGLIAIVEHGKLTGFNVAIGGGMGMTHGDRTTYPQLAKVIGFCKPEQVIDVAEKVVTIQRDYGNRSVRKHARFKYTIDRLGLDAVKAELERRLGWNLEEARPYYFEHNGDRYGWVEGVNGTWHFTLFVEGGRVKDTDDYPLMTGLREIAKVHTGDFRLTANQNLVIANVPSEKKEEIDALIKQYKLTDGKHYSALRRNSLACVALPTCGLAMAEAERYLPTLIDKIEEIVEENGLRDEEITIRMTGCPNGCARHVLGEIAFIGKSVGKYNMYLGAAFDGSRLGKLYRENIGEKEILSELRTLLSRYAKERFDGEHFGDFVIRAGIVKEVTDGTNFHD; translated from the coding sequence ATGAGTGTGGAAAAGTTTGTATTAACACCGCCGGATGGACCACCAAGCGACGTTGAGCGCATTAAACGAGAAAGCAACTATTTGCGCGGAACGTTGAAAGAAACGATGGAAGATCGCATCACTGCCGGCATTCCAGAAGATGATAACCGATTGATGAAATTTCATGGTAGCTATTTGCAAGATGATCGTGATTTGCGAGCCGAGCGGCAAAAACAAAAATTAGAGCCAGCGTATCAATTTATGATTCGTGTTCGTACCCCAGGTGGCGTAGCAACACCAGAGCAGTGGCTTGCGATGGACGAATTGGCGAGGACGTATGCGAACGGGACGTTGAAACTTACGACACGACAAGCATTTCAGTTTCACGGCGTATTGAAATGGAACATGAAAAAAACGCTCCAAGCCATTAACGAGGCACTGCTTACGACGTTAGCGGCATGCGGTGACGTCAACCGAAACGTCATGTGCAATCCGAATCCTTACCAATCGGAAGTGCATGCAGAAGTGTATGAATGGGCGAAAAGATTAAGCGATTATTTATTACCACAAACAAGGGCGTATTACGAAATTTGGTTAGATGAAGAAAAAGTAGCTGGAACACCGGAGGTAGAACAAGAACCAATTTATGGGCCGCTTTACTTGCCACGAAAATTTAAAATTGGTATCGCTGTTCCACCGTCAAACGATGTCGACGTGTTTTCACAAGACCTTGGATTGATTGCGATTGTTGAACACGGAAAGCTGACGGGATTTAATGTAGCGATCGGTGGCGGCATGGGAATGACGCACGGCGATCGCACGACATATCCGCAGCTCGCAAAAGTGATCGGTTTTTGTAAACCAGAACAAGTGATTGATGTGGCAGAAAAAGTCGTTACCATTCAGCGTGATTACGGCAATCGCTCCGTACGTAAACATGCTCGTTTTAAATATACGATTGATCGGCTTGGTTTGGATGCAGTAAAAGCAGAACTAGAACGTCGGCTTGGATGGAATTTAGAAGAAGCGCGCCCTTACTATTTCGAGCATAATGGCGACCGCTACGGTTGGGTTGAAGGTGTGAACGGAACGTGGCATTTTACGTTATTTGTCGAGGGCGGACGGGTGAAAGATACAGATGATTATCCACTGATGACAGGCTTGCGGGAAATTGCAAAAGTGCATACAGGTGATTTCCGTCTTACCGCTAACCAAAACTTAGTCATCGCCAATGTGCCAAGTGAGAAAAAAGAAGAAATTGATGCGCTTATTAAGCAATATAAATTAACAGATGGGAAACATTATAGTGCCCTTCGTCGTAACTCGCTAGCCTGTGTGGCTTTGCCAACGTGTGGATTAGCGATGGCAGAAGCAGAGAGATATTTGCCGACACTCATTGATAAAATTGAGGAAATTGTTGAGGAAAACGGACTTCGTGACGAGGAAATAACGATTCGCATGACCGGCTGTCCGAATGGCTGTGCCCGTCATGTCCTTGGGGAAATTGCATTTATCGGTAAATCTGTCGGCAAATATAATATGTATCTTGGGGCTGCATTTGACGGCAGCCGTCTCGGTAAATTGTATCGGGAAAATATCGGAGAAAAAGAAATTTTATCTGAACTTCGTACGCTCCTTTCTCGGTACGCGAAAGAGCGATTTGATGGTGAACACTTTGGTGATTTTGTTATTCGCGCAGGTATTGTAAAAGAAGTGACAGATGGAACAAACTTTCATGACTAA
- a CDS encoding autorepressor SdpR family transcription factor — protein sequence MSFNEAFKAIADPNRRKILSLLKKGDLTAGEIAEHFDMQKPSVSHHLKILKQADLVEDRRVGQHIYYSLNTTVFQDLMSWFYDILQKEGDES from the coding sequence ATGTCGTTTAACGAGGCATTTAAAGCGATTGCTGATCCAAACCGCCGAAAAATTCTTTCTTTATTAAAAAAAGGAGATTTAACAGCAGGGGAAATTGCTGAACATTTTGATATGCAAAAGCCGAGTGTGTCTCATCATTTAAAAATATTAAAACAAGCCGATTTAGTGGAAGATCGGCGTGTTGGACAACATATTTATTACTCACTAAACACAACGGTGTTCCAAGATTTAATGAGCTGGTTTTATGACATATTACAAAAAGAAGGTGATGAATCATGA